In Chitinophaga sp. HK235, a single window of DNA contains:
- a CDS encoding serine hydrolase: MKKVLIVLACFLFISETYAQEASQQQYDTLKDSIVAQFSRSDYHAIYTLMEPSFFKIEEPAFVSFLKNIKSNSGEIVRTKFLADSVCQGSNSGRARYYLAEFQLRSLLMVFEATPHGKISLFALMHYEYPPTTATASIPSNNLLSSPLDRMVDSAAREYFQHQYATGLSIGIIKNGQRYVYHYGTTSKVKPQLPVNKTLYEIGSITKTFTGTILAHAVLENRVRLSDDIRKYLDGSFPNLEYNGHPITLKDLANHTSRIPSIPDDLFSQRGVNFLAPWNDYNEKMFWEALHRVKPDTVSGYKFQYSNLGMSLLGHILARVYKQPYEKLVEKYITQPMKMSGTTVLPLKGKNDLLALKYSSNGYLLPYWHQQAFLPAGIGMVSNIDDMLNYLSYQIADSDPTIQLTHQPTSENVGLSWGIGNAGTPYKLYEHSGGTYGFTTIIRAFPEAKAGIIILTNTDVDIMQLTRRISRYIIN; this comes from the coding sequence ATGAAAAAAGTACTCATTGTATTAGCCTGCTTCCTTTTCATATCGGAAACGTATGCCCAGGAGGCAAGCCAACAACAATATGATACTTTAAAAGACTCTATCGTAGCACAATTCAGCCGTAGTGACTACCATGCCATCTATACACTGATGGAGCCTTCTTTTTTTAAAATTGAAGAGCCGGCATTTGTTTCATTTCTAAAAAATATCAAATCCAACAGTGGTGAAATTGTGCGGACGAAATTCCTGGCAGATTCCGTTTGCCAGGGCAGTAACTCCGGAAGAGCCAGATATTATCTCGCCGAATTTCAACTCAGGTCACTGTTAATGGTGTTTGAAGCTACGCCTCATGGTAAGATCAGCCTCTTTGCCCTGATGCACTATGAATATCCTCCTACAACGGCTACTGCTTCCATCCCTTCCAACAATCTACTCAGCAGCCCGCTGGACCGGATGGTAGACAGCGCTGCAAGAGAGTATTTTCAGCATCAGTATGCAACAGGACTTTCTATCGGAATCATTAAAAACGGTCAGCGGTATGTTTATCATTATGGGACAACATCGAAGGTGAAACCACAACTGCCGGTCAATAAAACACTATATGAAATTGGCTCCATTACCAAAACATTTACGGGTACCATCCTTGCACATGCTGTACTGGAAAACCGGGTGCGTTTATCCGACGATATCCGGAAATATTTAGATGGCTCCTTTCCCAATCTGGAATACAACGGACATCCAATCACGCTAAAAGACCTGGCCAATCACACCTCCCGCATTCCAAGCATACCGGATGATTTGTTCTCACAGAGAGGTGTTAATTTTCTTGCACCCTGGAATGATTATAATGAAAAAATGTTCTGGGAAGCATTGCATCGGGTAAAACCGGATACTGTCTCAGGATATAAATTTCAATATTCCAACCTCGGAATGTCTTTACTGGGCCATATTTTAGCCCGTGTCTACAAACAACCTTACGAGAAACTGGTAGAAAAATATATTACCCAACCCATGAAAATGAGTGGTACCACTGTATTGCCACTGAAAGGTAAAAACGACCTGTTGGCTTTAAAATACAGCTCGAATGGCTATCTTCTTCCTTACTGGCACCAGCAGGCGTTTTTGCCTGCCGGGATCGGTATGGTTTCCAATATAGACGATATGCTTAACTACCTGAGCTATCAGATTGCAGACAGCGACCCCACCATACAGCTAACGCACCAGCCCACCTCCGAAAATGTCGGGCTTTCCTGGGGAATCGGCAATGCCGGAACTCCCTACAAACTATATGAACATAGTGGCGGCACCTATGGCTTTACCACCATTATCAGAGCTTTCCCGGAAGCAAAAGCTGGTATCATCATCTTAACAAATACAGATGTAGATATCATGCAACTTACCCGTCGCATTTCACGGTATATCATCAATTAA
- a CDS encoding TonB-dependent receptor domain-containing protein yields the protein MPKRMTNYLIRIAVALITFPGVLFAQDKKVVVSGIIKEGKNKTVLAFVNVTLKHAKDSTLAAGTITGEDGRFSLSAVGRGNYFLETTYLGYEMKQLPVQVGSLSTFLDLGSIELKENTRTLNEVEVTAQQAGIDTKMDKKTFSLENNMSQQGGSVLQAMKNLPGITTSQDGKVQLRGSDRVTILIDGKQTALTGFGNQSGLDNIPASAIERIEIINNPSARYDANGNAGIINIIYKKNKQEGFNGKIGLTTGLGALWQKEENLPGIRPQYQATPKINPSLSLNYRKNKINAFLQGDWLYMKTLNKNEFAERIYDNGDTVRQQVKRNRRTYDGSVKTGIDWNIDDRNTLTVSGLYSRERVLDDGDIPYFNGKLTERRRLWQFHEDEVNSAFTAMADYQHKFRQPGHLLNINFNYTFHREDEKYFLTDNRATYIGKDTFMLIADEHVADLNVDYVRPLRHGRLESGLKLRRRVIPTNMRFFPGKQSPLDKGAAGWADYAETIPAIYGNYVYENNRIEAEAGIRMEYVRLNYTVNPDHNTYKSDGYNYVQPFPNVRLAYKLNEANKISFFYNRRVDRPDEGDIRIFPKYDEPEILKVGNPALRPQFTNTFELGYKTSWRTGSFYSALYHRITDGTITRIGTLAPGSDIIYNIYQNAGRSYNSGIEAVLNKEVTAWFSLNANVNVYRNIIDAFTVENKYPVPTFYTAAKQQLTSGNAKLNGLFHLPAKTELQVTGIYLAKDIIPQGEIGSRFSVDLGAKKLIQQGKGELFVNASDIFNTLRIKRHVRGDGFSVVSTDYYETQVFRLGYSYKF from the coding sequence ATGCCGAAGAGAATGACTAATTACCTGATACGGATAGCTGTGGCACTGATAACCTTTCCGGGCGTACTGTTCGCCCAGGATAAAAAAGTAGTAGTGTCCGGAATTATCAAAGAAGGAAAGAATAAAACCGTGTTGGCTTTTGTAAATGTGACTTTAAAACATGCGAAAGACAGTACCCTGGCGGCTGGCACCATTACAGGCGAAGATGGCCGCTTTTCTTTGTCTGCCGTGGGGCGTGGCAATTATTTCCTGGAAACCACCTACCTGGGCTACGAAATGAAACAACTCCCGGTACAGGTGGGATCGCTCAGTACCTTTCTGGACCTGGGTTCCATAGAACTGAAGGAAAACACCCGCACCCTTAATGAAGTGGAAGTGACAGCTCAACAAGCTGGTATTGACACTAAGATGGATAAAAAGACGTTTTCGCTGGAAAACAATATGAGCCAGCAAGGTGGTTCTGTATTGCAGGCGATGAAAAATCTGCCGGGCATCACTACCAGCCAGGATGGTAAAGTGCAGCTGCGCGGCAGTGACCGGGTGACCATCCTCATCGATGGCAAACAAACAGCCCTCACCGGTTTCGGCAATCAGTCAGGCCTGGACAATATCCCGGCTTCCGCTATCGAACGGATAGAGATTATCAACAACCCTTCCGCCAGATACGATGCTAACGGTAACGCCGGTATCATCAACATCATCTACAAGAAAAACAAACAGGAAGGCTTTAACGGTAAAATAGGTCTCACCACCGGCCTGGGCGCATTGTGGCAGAAAGAAGAAAACCTGCCCGGCATAAGGCCTCAGTACCAGGCCACTCCTAAAATTAACCCTTCCCTATCGCTCAACTACCGGAAGAATAAGATCAATGCTTTCTTACAGGGCGACTGGTTATACATGAAGACCCTGAATAAAAACGAGTTTGCAGAACGTATATACGATAATGGTGACACCGTGCGGCAACAGGTAAAACGCAATCGCCGCACTTATGACGGCTCTGTAAAAACAGGCATCGATTGGAATATCGATGATCGTAATACCCTCACTGTGTCCGGGCTATACAGCCGTGAGCGTGTGCTCGATGATGGTGATATCCCTTACTTCAACGGTAAATTAACTGAAAGAAGAAGGTTATGGCAATTTCATGAAGATGAGGTGAATTCTGCTTTCACAGCCATGGCGGATTATCAGCATAAATTCCGGCAGCCGGGTCACCTGCTGAACATCAATTTCAACTATACTTTCCACCGGGAAGATGAAAAATATTTTCTGACCGATAACCGGGCTACCTACATCGGGAAAGACACCTTTATGCTGATCGCCGATGAACACGTGGCTGATCTGAATGTAGACTACGTGCGGCCGTTGCGCCATGGCCGTTTGGAAAGTGGACTTAAGCTCCGCAGAAGGGTGATACCCACCAATATGCGCTTCTTCCCCGGAAAGCAGTCTCCCCTCGATAAAGGTGCCGCCGGATGGGCAGATTATGCCGAAACCATTCCAGCTATTTATGGCAATTATGTATATGAAAACAATCGTATTGAGGCCGAAGCCGGCATACGTATGGAGTATGTACGCCTGAACTACACCGTCAATCCCGATCACAATACCTATAAAAGTGACGGCTACAACTATGTACAGCCTTTTCCTAATGTACGTCTGGCTTATAAGCTGAATGAGGCCAACAAAATCTCTTTCTTCTACAACAGAAGAGTAGACCGGCCGGATGAAGGTGATATCCGTATTTTCCCCAAATATGATGAACCGGAAATTCTGAAAGTGGGTAACCCTGCGCTGCGGCCGCAGTTCACCAATACGTTTGAACTGGGTTACAAAACCAGCTGGCGTACCGGTAGCTTCTATTCGGCGCTGTACCATCGTATCACCGATGGAACCATCACCCGTATCGGCACGCTGGCACCGGGAAGTGATATTATCTACAATATCTACCAGAATGCAGGCCGTAGCTATAATTCCGGTATAGAGGCCGTACTGAATAAAGAGGTGACAGCCTGGTTTTCGTTGAATGCTAACGTGAACGTATATCGCAATATCATTGATGCCTTTACCGTGGAAAACAAATATCCGGTACCTACCTTCTATACTGCTGCCAAACAACAGCTGACTTCCGGCAATGCCAAACTGAATGGACTGTTTCATCTGCCGGCTAAAACAGAACTACAGGTAACCGGTATTTATCTGGCTAAGGATATCATTCCGCAGGGAGAAATCGGTTCCCGCTTCTCTGTGGACCTGGGAGCTAAGAAGCTGATCCAGCAAGGGAAAGGTGAACTGTTTGTGAATGCCAGTGATATCTTTAATACGCTGCGTATCAAACGGCACGTGAGGGGAGATGGCTTTTCGGTAGTGAGTACAGACTATTACGAAACACAGGTTTTCCGACTGGGATATAGCTATAAATTCTGA
- a CDS encoding AraC family transcriptional regulator codes for MKVHRHIPTYPLSGFIQHIVYVSGSLSTPYIKELPEGGINLVIELNENTLNTVYPEINTGCKKEVKNAWISGMQKQAILYKNNPNSTIISIRFTVGGFFSLTKIPITVLDNAGVEAEAVFGSSFMRLYEKLLNATALADRFALIENYFLQYSVEENMGYHIVRFINQHIDKPIDWLIQKSGYSQKHVIHLLKTYTGFSPKYLQRVHRLQQVITEIQKNKTHIDWFSIIHRYGYFDQAHLIKDFAYFTGLKPMEYLRSQLVLDENELVPEMILQFPNDNPDAK; via the coding sequence ATGAAAGTACACCGGCACATTCCAACCTATCCGCTCTCAGGCTTCATTCAGCACATTGTTTACGTTAGCGGATCATTATCAACACCTTACATCAAAGAGCTTCCGGAAGGCGGAATAAATCTCGTGATCGAACTGAATGAAAATACCCTGAATACAGTTTATCCCGAAATAAACACCGGTTGCAAAAAAGAGGTTAAGAATGCCTGGATCTCGGGGATGCAGAAACAGGCGATCCTTTACAAAAACAATCCCAATTCTACTATCATCAGTATCCGTTTTACGGTGGGTGGCTTTTTTTCGCTTACGAAGATACCTATTACCGTATTGGACAATGCGGGTGTTGAGGCCGAAGCTGTTTTTGGGAGTTCCTTCATGCGATTGTATGAAAAACTACTCAATGCCACCGCCCTGGCAGACAGGTTCGCATTGATCGAAAACTACTTTTTACAATATTCGGTTGAAGAGAACATGGGATACCATATCGTGAGATTTATAAACCAGCATATCGACAAACCCATCGACTGGTTAATACAGAAATCCGGCTATTCTCAAAAGCACGTCATTCACCTGCTTAAAACATATACGGGCTTTTCACCAAAATACCTGCAAAGAGTTCATCGGCTACAGCAGGTGATTACTGAAATCCAAAAAAATAAGACCCATATCGACTGGTTCTCCATCATCCACCGGTACGGTTATTTTGACCAGGCCCATCTCATAAAAGATTTTGCCTATTTTACAGGGTTAAAGCCAATGGAGTATCTGAGATCTCAATTAGTCTTGGATGAAAATGAGCTGGTGCCTGAAATGATCCTGCAATTTCCCAATGATAATCCGGATGCAAAGTAA
- a CDS encoding HAMP domain-containing sensor histidine kinase, producing the protein MKKLLSKSLKVFSLYAFFVLVCSIPAYYYIVDNIWMNELHEHNKIVSETIKANIHKAYSSDSVLDHDIHTWNQLQPDAAIRRAAMVKPDSTYNIYRRNAAGINRFQGLVSSFTVNGQPYSLTVETNMEETHETILAITLVTILFFILLLTGLVLLNKSVSRRLWQPFYNTLHKIAGFDLNRQQRISFDKTSIAEFETLNNSLQQLINENISTYQQQKEFTENASHELQTPLAIAKSKLDLLLQSQPLNDKQSLLVEESIKALMKVTRINKNLLLLARIENHQFLQKETICLSELLEDCMAPLFDLFAHKSLQIEQHIQPGVNIEGNKVLVEILLNNLLLNAARYVNPEGKIIVHLLPDQLRIANTGSMALDTDNLFKRFTAASPQSPGSGLGLAIVQQICQRYHWQVYYTFENQLHQFCIDF; encoded by the coding sequence ATGAAAAAACTGCTGAGTAAATCGCTGAAAGTATTTTCGCTGTATGCCTTTTTTGTATTGGTATGCAGCATTCCTGCTTATTATTACATCGTGGATAATATCTGGATGAATGAGTTACATGAGCATAATAAAATTGTTTCAGAGACTATAAAAGCCAATATTCACAAGGCTTACAGCAGCGACAGTGTCCTCGACCATGATATCCACACCTGGAACCAGTTGCAGCCGGATGCTGCTATCCGCAGAGCTGCGATGGTAAAGCCGGACAGCACCTACAATATCTACCGCCGTAATGCTGCAGGTATCAACCGTTTTCAGGGATTGGTATCTTCTTTTACGGTCAATGGCCAACCTTACAGCCTCACGGTAGAAACCAATATGGAGGAAACCCACGAAACAATCCTCGCTATTACCCTGGTGACCATCCTGTTTTTTATACTCCTGCTGACAGGGCTGGTACTGCTCAATAAAAGCGTGTCCAGGCGCCTGTGGCAGCCGTTTTACAACACCCTTCATAAAATAGCTGGCTTTGATCTCAACCGGCAACAACGAATCTCTTTCGATAAAACCAGCATCGCCGAATTTGAAACGTTAAATAACAGCTTACAGCAGCTGATCAACGAAAATATCTCCACCTATCAGCAACAAAAAGAGTTCACGGAAAATGCTTCGCATGAGTTGCAGACACCACTGGCCATCGCCAAATCCAAGCTGGACCTGTTGTTGCAAAGCCAGCCCCTGAACGATAAACAGTCCCTGCTGGTGGAAGAGTCCATCAAAGCACTGATGAAGGTGACCCGTATCAATAAAAACCTGCTGCTGCTGGCCAGGATAGAAAACCATCAGTTCCTTCAGAAAGAAACCATCTGCTTAAGTGAGCTGCTGGAAGATTGTATGGCTCCCCTATTCGACTTGTTTGCCCACAAGTCGCTGCAGATAGAGCAGCATATACAGCCTGGTGTCAATATTGAAGGCAATAAAGTGCTGGTAGAAATTTTGCTCAATAACCTGCTGCTGAATGCTGCCCGTTATGTAAATCCGGAAGGAAAAATCATTGTTCATCTGCTTCCTGATCAACTTCGTATAGCCAATACAGGTAGTATGGCGCTGGATACGGATAATTTGTTTAAACGTTTTACGGCGGCATCTCCTCAAAGCCCCGGTAGTGGCCTTGGACTGGCTATTGTTCAGCAGATCTGCCAACGTTATCACTGGCAGGTGTATTATACATTTGAAAACCAGCTGCATCAATTCTGCATCGATTTCTAA
- a CDS encoding class I lanthipeptide — translation MKKKKVTLNPKLFINKLTITSLTTEQQEKVAGGATAGVICMTTETRRPTDCSATPNHACC, via the coding sequence ATGAAAAAGAAAAAAGTAACCCTCAATCCCAAACTGTTCATCAACAAACTTACTATCACTTCCTTAACCACTGAACAGCAGGAAAAAGTGGCTGGTGGCGCAACTGCAGGAGTCATCTGCATGACTACTGAGACACGCCGTCCAACCGATTGTTCTGCTACTCCCAACCACGCTTGCTGCTGA
- a CDS encoding alpha-1,2-fucosyltransferase: protein MVVLTKLYGQTSNNFIQFIHIDSFCRENNIPFHSPYFRKYFEHYPALRSYGIDYPWVLMKLLTKTKLYKVLHFEEGDGKQIPTYQNAVLTKKRVFCKGWHFYSKDTVVKYRKHYQQLFKPDINEQELHSKYLKKENNETIIGVHIRRGDYKEWLDGQYYFEDDVYIDKIKQLLSCLNTPHKVIIFTNDDMLNKANYTQHFNVVFSENPVHIDHFLMSRCDYLLGPVSTFNMWASYIGETPLYHIGRADDVITLDQFKVCDGYWF from the coding sequence ATGGTTGTACTGACAAAACTATACGGTCAAACCAGCAATAACTTTATACAATTTATCCACATCGACTCATTCTGCCGGGAGAACAATATACCATTCCATAGCCCTTATTTCAGGAAATATTTTGAACACTATCCTGCACTACGGTCTTATGGCATTGACTATCCCTGGGTGCTGATGAAGTTGCTTACGAAGACCAAACTATACAAGGTGCTGCACTTTGAAGAAGGCGACGGCAAGCAGATTCCTACTTATCAAAATGCGGTCCTAACCAAGAAGAGGGTGTTTTGCAAAGGCTGGCATTTTTATAGCAAAGATACCGTTGTTAAATACCGAAAACATTACCAGCAACTGTTTAAACCTGACATCAATGAACAGGAGCTCCACAGCAAATACCTGAAAAAGGAAAACAATGAAACTATTATCGGCGTTCACATTCGTCGTGGTGATTACAAGGAGTGGCTGGATGGTCAATATTATTTTGAAGACGATGTCTACATTGATAAAATAAAACAGCTGCTGAGCTGCCTGAACACGCCACACAAGGTGATCATTTTTACCAATGATGATATGTTGAATAAAGCCAATTACACTCAACATTTTAATGTGGTGTTCTCAGAAAATCCGGTACATATTGATCATTTCCTGATGTCTCGCTGCGACTACCTGCTCGGGCCAGTCAGCACCTTCAATATGTGGGCCAGCTATATCGGAGAAACACCCCTGTATCATATTGGCAGGGCCGACGACGTGATCACGCTGGATCAATTTAAAGTTTGCGACGGATACTGGTTTTAA
- a CDS encoding response regulator transcription factor, which yields MKILIIEDEQELAQSIADYLAGENYLCEFAATFDEAVEKISIFEYDCILLDLMLPGGNGIAILEELKKQQKQEGVIIISAKGAMEDKIAGLQLGADDYLAKPFHLPELAARIYSVIRRKNFGNANTVIFNELKIDLPGKTVSVNGEPVPLTKKEFNLLLYFIGNKNRVISKMALAEHLSGDIADMLDNFDFVYAHIKNLKRKLTEAGAGNYLKTVYGTGYKWEV from the coding sequence ATGAAAATCTTGATTATCGAAGATGAACAGGAACTGGCACAAAGTATCGCGGACTATCTGGCCGGAGAGAACTACCTGTGCGAGTTTGCTGCCACCTTCGATGAGGCGGTTGAGAAAATATCCATCTTCGAATACGACTGTATTCTGCTGGATCTGATGTTGCCGGGAGGCAATGGTATCGCTATTCTGGAAGAACTGAAAAAACAGCAAAAGCAGGAAGGTGTCATTATCATCTCTGCCAAAGGTGCTATGGAAGATAAAATAGCCGGTCTGCAGCTGGGAGCAGATGATTATCTCGCCAAACCCTTCCATCTGCCGGAACTGGCCGCCAGAATCTATTCTGTCATCCGCAGGAAAAATTTCGGAAATGCCAACACTGTCATTTTTAATGAATTAAAAATAGATCTGCCTGGCAAAACAGTGTCTGTCAATGGAGAACCGGTGCCACTCACCAAAAAGGAGTTCAATCTCTTACTATATTTTATCGGCAACAAAAACCGGGTCATCTCCAAAATGGCGCTGGCAGAGCATCTTTCAGGTGATATTGCCGATATGTTGGATAACTTCGATTTTGTATATGCTCATATTAAAAACCTGAAACGTAAGCTGACAGAAGCCGGCGCAGGCAATTACCTTAAAACCGTTTATGGTACCGGATATAAGTGGGAAGTATGA
- a CDS encoding glycosyltransferase, whose product MSQHKISFCTVCMNRTMHLKKTLLQNIHDNAGYSPLEFVLLNYGSRDDLDEWARQELRPYIESGLVVYYHNPDPAYFHMSHAKNMAFRLASGDILCSVDADNYTGQGFATYIHQTFLREYPCFMSPAGIGPGKKWWDVQGRICVLREDFNTLRGYDESVMDYGYEDQDFKGRLVADGKKKVIIRDPAYLQAIRHDDTMRIASGFTTTRMTDLLVGHYCEDTSEVICLQNDHTFERFYVDRDLLHYQSTDDELKPKKRYTGTYRETDNIIQLYRENGHKYLQLTRETNDALSADDQRTFYRITSGALRDSFLLQRAIYLGRKVFFRNRKKAHAVNPEGFGNGRAYRNFSDEATLLERI is encoded by the coding sequence ATGTCGCAACATAAAATATCTTTCTGCACGGTGTGTATGAACCGGACCATGCACCTGAAAAAAACACTGCTTCAAAACATCCATGACAATGCCGGTTACAGTCCGCTGGAGTTTGTGCTATTGAACTACGGCTCCCGGGATGATCTGGACGAATGGGCGCGGCAGGAACTGCGGCCTTATATTGAATCAGGTTTGGTGGTATACTATCATAATCCCGACCCCGCTTATTTTCATATGAGCCATGCCAAGAATATGGCTTTCCGGCTGGCTTCCGGTGATATCCTCTGTAGCGTGGACGCTGATAACTACACCGGACAAGGCTTTGCAACATATATCCATCAAACTTTTCTTCGGGAATATCCCTGTTTTATGTCGCCGGCCGGTATCGGTCCGGGTAAAAAATGGTGGGATGTACAGGGCCGCATCTGCGTTCTCCGGGAGGACTTTAATACGCTCCGTGGATATGATGAGAGCGTGATGGACTACGGTTATGAAGACCAGGACTTCAAAGGCCGCCTGGTGGCCGATGGTAAAAAGAAGGTCATCATCCGTGATCCGGCCTATCTGCAGGCCATCCGCCATGATGATACCATGCGTATCGCCTCCGGTTTTACAACCACCCGGATGACCGATCTGCTGGTAGGCCACTATTGTGAAGATACTTCTGAGGTGATATGCCTGCAGAATGACCATACATTTGAACGTTTTTATGTAGACAGAGATCTGTTGCACTACCAAAGCACCGACGATGAACTGAAGCCTAAAAAACGATATACCGGCACCTACCGGGAAACAGACAATATCATACAGCTGTACAGAGAAAATGGCCATAAATACCTGCAACTAACCCGGGAGACCAACGACGCCCTGTCTGCCGACGATCAGCGTACCTTTTACCGGATCACCTCCGGTGCGCTGAGAGACAGTTTCTTGCTACAGCGGGCCATTTATCTGGGCAGGAAAGTTTTTTTCCGTAACAGAAAAAAAGCACATGCCGTCAACCCTGAAGGATTCGGTAATGGCAGGGCCTACCGTAATTTCTCCGATGAAGCAACGCTGCTGGAGCGGATATGA
- a CDS encoding DUF2268 domain-containing putative Zn-dependent protease (predicted Zn-dependent protease with a strongly conserved HExxH motif) yields MRKNIPVYLFAFILLLTSAVRVSGQEAPHAFTTDIDNFWIAFDSIQTIKEKEKQVGVMKELYIDKGTEGLKRFMELRRFDAAKLVEAIIKYPKFWRSIRPNTLTIERNLPAIEKHIKEFKVLYPELRAAKIFFTITAIRAAGTTKDSLVLIGSEITMGNKSTDVSEFPDKRLYNFFQSQESDNIIPVVIHEYVHTQQKTEAKILLGQAICEGACDFITELVLKEPLKNAYLRYGREHEAELKQQFKKEMMGEDFSNWLYNGATIKTMGDLGYFMGYTICKSYYQRAKNKSKAIKDIITLNYSDQAAVVKFLADARYY; encoded by the coding sequence ATGAGAAAGAATATTCCTGTATATCTGTTTGCATTCATTTTATTGCTTACAAGCGCTGTTCGTGTATCCGGACAAGAGGCGCCTCATGCCTTTACCACTGATATTGACAATTTCTGGATTGCTTTTGATAGCATTCAAACCATCAAAGAGAAAGAAAAGCAGGTGGGAGTAATGAAGGAATTGTACATCGATAAAGGGACCGAAGGCTTGAAAAGGTTTATGGAACTTAGGCGATTTGATGCTGCTAAACTGGTGGAGGCGATCATTAAATACCCTAAGTTCTGGAGATCGATAAGGCCCAACACTTTAACCATAGAAAGAAATTTGCCTGCTATTGAGAAGCATATTAAGGAGTTTAAGGTTTTATACCCGGAACTCCGTGCTGCAAAAATATTTTTCACTATTACTGCCATTCGGGCAGCCGGTACCACAAAGGATTCGCTGGTATTAATTGGCTCGGAAATCACCATGGGTAATAAAAGTACAGATGTGTCTGAGTTCCCGGATAAACGACTGTACAACTTCTTCCAATCGCAGGAATCAGACAATATCATTCCGGTGGTTATTCATGAGTATGTACACACGCAGCAGAAGACAGAAGCGAAGATACTGCTGGGACAGGCCATCTGTGAAGGAGCCTGCGACTTTATTACCGAGCTTGTTCTCAAAGAGCCACTGAAAAACGCTTATCTCAGATATGGAAGGGAGCACGAAGCGGAGCTGAAACAACAGTTCAAAAAGGAAATGATGGGAGAGGATTTTTCCAACTGGCTGTATAATGGCGCTACTATAAAGACGATGGGCGATTTAGGGTATTTTATGGGTTATACGATCTGTAAGTCATATTATCAACGTGCTAAAAATAAAAGCAAGGCGATAAAAGACATTATCACTTTAAATTATTCAGACCAGGCGGCTGTCGTGAAGTTCCTGGCAGATGCCCGATATTATTGA